The nucleotide sequence ATTATTTACATcctccatatatatataaatatataagtaggATTGAATGTTGGTTGAATCTTAATAGCAACCAACATCTAATcctacttatatatttatatatatatatggagggTGTAAATAATAATTTCGTATAATCTTAATCggttatcgatttacccaataatccaatcaaaaaaaataaaattgaatcaataacccaataatttttttataaaattattaaaaaatcgttaacccaataaagataaatcaataacatttttatcgattcaatgtttatacacccgtaacttaaattgtgatttcttactttattaattataataaaaaatgtgTTTGTCCATGTAAGTTTTCTCAAAGTCCTAATCAAAACACTAATCAGAAACTAATATGAaacattaatttcatatttttaacacaaaaaaaaataaaagaactaagTAAAACGGAATGGGGGACCGTTGGAAATTCTTCAAATGAAGTTTAGTAGTGGAGCTTACTATCGATTCAAAAATGGACATTAGCTACCTTAAATTTTTTACTAACAACTTAAACTTGAAAAGGAAAAGAACAAAGTCttaatacaaaaacaaaaaaaaaaaaaaaaggaaggggcAGGGGCGGGTGGGGGGGTTAGGGGGGGGGTAAGAGGGTTCtacaagggggggggggggatgggtTAAATTTAAAAGTGGGAAAACTAAAGGTGATGCGATGTGGTTAGGTGTaagttgtaataatttattacaacttacaaacactgtttgtagtttgtaataaattattacaaaccaCATAATTTGACATAAAAAAGATGTGACAGcatactattttttgtttttgattttttgtgcaaaacgtaataaatttttacgttttacaaaccgtgttgaccgttaagaaaaaagtgaaaaacataataatttatagcATTttgcctattttggtaactttttaaataggtgacctattttggtcactttttttattttgtggcttATTTTGATTCCGAATTCTCAATTTAGGATGGATAATTTGATACGGAGAGAGTTATGTAGTGGACGATAAAATTGCTAGTGACTATGAAAACAATCGCAATCATATACAAATTTGTGACTATGAAAGAGTGGTATGCTCTTGTATTAATTATTAACTTAGCCTATTTTAATATGTTTGATGTAATTcgttaaagtttaatcagttaaaCTGTATTGACTATGATAATAATCGCGATTATAAATGAATTTGTGACTCTTGACACGGTATGCTCTAAGAAGTTCGGAGCCTAAAGGGCaagttttttcattcaaaatttcaaaggggcgtataaaaatcaaaaaaagacaAGGTGGACGAGGGCTCCTACCTTGTTCATAAAAAGTTAACGTCGTCAGGAAATGATAACGTGCAAGGCGGGAACACTATTTTACCTTGCAAAGTAAAAATTTTGGTCCAATAATGCTTGAATGAGTTTATAAACTACTCATTTTTTAACTTAAAAGTCATTATAATCTATCCAAATTTAATTTAACCCGTTCATTTGACACTCTTATAAGTAAGATTGGTAAGAATAATTGAATAGAGTAGAAGCTGCCAGAAGGGAAGAAGGAATGAATCACTGAAAATTATTAATGGAAAATTTCTTATCAGTATTATTGCATACTAGTTGTATAATAAGTTTTGGTAGTTTTGAATTGACATAAGATTGATGGCTACAAAAAGGACACTTGACCTATCTATTTATAAATAGGTAGTCGAAATTTATCgattcaattaatttaaatttgcattatttaaggatgaaaaattggccatgaaaatttagtGCGGACAGAAATTAATACAAGACACAAAGGATTTTAACAGGACTGTTGTTTAGATCCAATTCATTCTTGGAgtcaaataaatacaaaaagaatagagtaaagcatctagtattcctaaactatgatcaaatttgctacgacacactccaactttacagGTATCCTATTACACTCTAACTCAATTTTAGTGCATTTTTGTCACCCACCCCCCTAACTCAActgatgtgacacctttttagctgacgtgacaccttgaACGTGgatctcatttttatttaataaaggtgtcatgtcagcacaaaagaatgacaaaaatatgctCAAATTAAGTTCAGGAGTAATAGGACcagcaaatttgatcataattcgTGGGAGTACCGGATGATTATCTCAAAAGAATGTCATGAAAGAGAGAATTCTTGAGTAAATGGCCACTAAGCCAAGCATAGGAGTAACATGATGATCCCTTTGTACATAAAATCTGAACCATAAAAAGCATGATCTATCTAATCTATTTAAGTAACTTCTTACATCTCTCTATTCTTTTAAAtttctaacaaaaataaaaatattcttttcaaagaaaatcatAACCACAATTCATAAGTATTAGGGGTATAAATGAAGgttgaagaagataaagatgtaCTATTACCATTCACAAGTACTACTTGTTTGTGCTTTCAAAGTATTGGGGGGTGGTGGAATTGAGCAAGCCACAATAAAGGTCTATAGCTAACTAATTACAACAAGCCTAAAGATGAGAAGCTTGGATTGCAactaaataatatcaaaatgaGCAAAACCTTGATCAGACCAACTATAGTTAATAGAccatgttgctcagactcttcaaaaatgtcaacgggTGTGTGTCGGATTCGCCAAAGCTAGTGtacttttggagaatctgacacgggtgcggcattgaaagtgaagagtccgcacaACTTAGGTTATAGATCTTAGAAAGAATGTCATCCCACTTACAGAATGAAAAATCACATCTTTACTGGTCTAAACAAGAACCCCGTAATCGTTCTGCTGTGCAACATCCTCTCTAGCTTCATGGGAAACTTGAGGAACGACGACATTCATTGAAGCATGAGGTTTAGCTTCCGCGACTTCACTAGAGAGATGGCCATCTTCTTCTCCGGTTAGATGATGAAAGTGTGATTCATCGATTTCCTTAGCATCTTCGCAGAAATCAATGTCATCGACACTTTGAGCCATATGAGATATCCGACCATGATCATCTTCGCTTACTGAAATACACAAATGAGAATTATCCACCTCATTGCTGATGTGATACAGGTGAGAAGGATCCACATCGAAAGTTGTAGCAGGTATCCGGGATTGCATGGGTATCCCTGCTGCATAATATTGCTCTACCTCCTCTTTACGCTTACGTTTTCCCACCCCTCTCCTTCTTACTCTCTCCTTTCCACGTACTCTCTTTCCGGCCTCACTTTGTGAATTTGCTGCAACAACTACTGGACTTGCAACCTGATCCTTCAGGCATTCATACGTAATATATCGGATTCTTGAGACAGATTGTAACTGTTGATCATCCATCCCATGAGTTGAAAGGGAGTCTGTTATATGGGCAATCTCCCTCAGTGCAGCATTCTGCAATGACAAATAACAGATTACGTTGAAACATTGAAGACACGACACAAAGTGAGAGACGagatattgggataactgaaGATCGAAAAAAATCCTAATTACATTTATCTGATAATTACCATTCGTTGAAACTCAGATGAGATAGGTACAGGCCTCCCAACCAACTTCCTTGTAATTCCCAAATACCACTGCATGTATTCACTTTCCTCCACATCTTCCTCCGCCTCTACAATGTAAAGATGACGATTTGACCATTCATTAAGCTCTGATTCCATTTTTGCTGAGAGATCTACACCACCATCAACTCCCCGAGTCTTCCTCTCCCACTTCTGTACCTCTTCAGGGACTGTCTGATGCATGCCAAACTGCCGTAGGCAACGATCTGGAAGGTGTCTTTCTGCCTTATCATAACATACCAACATGGTCTTTGATCTCCCCAGAATGAGACTGCGCAATATATATTCTGGTATGACGGTATGACTAATGTTTGAGTAAGGACACCAGTCAACCTGGACCATAGAATTGTTTCATTTTCTTAAGCTCTTCAAGAGGTAAATGATTTGCACAAACAAGTTCTAGAAACTAACTTACATCAATTGGCTTCATAGAGTCCAATGATTTTCGGTAGAATGCCACATCACGGTTTGAGGTTGGACTGCTTTGTTTACCTTTCCACCTAAGCACAAATGGGAAACACTCATGGATTGGATCATGATTAAGCTTTGGCCGACCTATATTTAGGTGGTAGTAACTCCAGCACTGCAAGAGAGGAAAAACTAATCACGGGCATAATTAATATAAAGAGTTTCAGCGATTGCATTTTCAATTACTTGTCAAAGCATGACATCCAGGTCAATTATGACCCCGTGGAATCCTTCAAAGATGAAGTTTTCAAGCCTCATGATACCTGTAAAAGTGTCAAACAGCCACTAATTGTGCTTTGGGACCTAAGGGAAGCATTGCCAAGCGCTCTGTACAAGAAGGATAAGGCTGCAGCACCCCAAGCATACTTGCCAGcttcatcaaaattttcaaacagtGGAAGGTACATGACAGGTACTTTGTTACCAGTGGTAGTTGAAAAGATGGTGCTACCAACCAGGTAAAGAAGATAAGCACGCGTACAACGCTCAATATCCTCTATGGAAGCATCCTCCGGACAATGGGAGAAGTTCTCTTTCAACCAACTtagctttaccatcccaccactCATATATCCAGAGTCAGGTGCTTTCCCTAACAATCTGATACAGACTGCTTCACATGAAGTATATGTCACACCTATAACAGCTTCACCATCAACTGGTAGCCCAAGCAAGTAGGCGACATCCTCAAGGGTCACAGTCATTTCCCCAATGGTGAAATGGAACGTGTTTGTTTCTCTCCTCCATCTCTCAACTAGGGCAGATATGAGTGGGTTATCCAAACTGATTGCCGGTATCATTCTCAAATAGCCAAATCCAGCCTTTCTAACCAATTCAACCTGTTTCTCTGTGAGCATCCACTGATCGAGCTTTGATGTGTGTTCATGGCACCTAAGAGCACCACGCTCCTGTCAACAGTGAAAATAAGCCATTCAAGTCTAGTTTAAATCACTGAGTTGCTATCAAACGTCAATTTGGGCAAAGAACATGGAGGAAGTTTATCATAGTAATACCTGTCCCTCCCAAACAGCAGATGATACATGTTTATCTTGATCatacaacacaacatcctcaactgGTCCAGGAGTAGTTGCATAGTAGTCCACCATCACTGCTTATGACATATCTCTGAAACAAGACGAACTTAACTTTCCtattaaaaataagattaaacggagttatttgaaaaatataatgcaACTTACCAACATTACAAAGTTGCGGAGAGAAGAAAAGAATTGTATCAAATTCTATATTACAAAGTTAAATTATCCTCTTTTGTTTACAAGACAATGCGTATTTAGTTTTTTTGGTGAACGTACCTAGAGAAGGAAATTCCAAATAACTGTATGATCATAACTGTAACGTGACAACAACAGCTCAACCAGTGTTTCTATAACGAAAACGCACGGCAAAGCGACAAGGTCCGAGgggtatgaagaaaaaaaaaagcgaaGTGCACACTTCCTTGAAGTGAAGCTCATAACTTACGGaaatttaaaaattccaaaacatacACGAGcttattattataataatcaaaatgcAATGAAAATAACTAACTTTTACCAATAAATATACACTAATATTAATCCAACTCCTCAAAACTGAGATTCAAAGAGCTGCCCCTTACAAAGGGATGTGTGGCTGATTTGTGGTAGAGATTTAGCTATGGCGGATGGTGTTCGAACCTTGGTCAGCTCCGGTCATTGTCTCCGATGATTAATCCAGAAGCTTCC is from Capsicum annuum cultivar UCD-10X-F1 chromosome 5, UCD10Xv1.1, whole genome shotgun sequence and encodes:
- the LOC107871472 gene encoding protein MAIN-LIKE 2 encodes the protein MVDYYATTPGPVEDVVLYDQDKHVSSAVWEGQERGALRCHEHTSKLDQWMLTEKQVELVRKAGFGYLRMIPAISLDNPLISALVERWRRETNTFHFTIGEMTVTLEDVAYLLGLPVDGEAVIGVTYTSCEAVCIRLLGKAPDSGYMSGGMVKLSWLKENFSHCPEDASIEDIERCTRAYLLYLVGSTIFSTTTGNKVPVMYLPLFENFDEAGKYAWGAAALSFLYRALGNASLRSQSTISGCLTLLQCWSYYHLNIGRPKLNHDPIHECFPFVLRWKGKQSSPTSNRDVAFYRKSLDSMKPIDVDWCPYSNISHTVIPEYILRSLILGRSKTMLVCYDKAERHLPDRCLRQFGMHQTVPEEVQKWERKTRGVDGGVDLSAKMESELNEWSNRHLYIVEAEEDVEESEYMQWYLGITRKLVGRPVPISSEFQRMNAALREIAHITDSLSTHGMDDQQLQSVSRIRYITYECLKDQVASPVVVAANSQSEAGKRVRGKERVRRRGVGKRKRKEEVEQYYAAGIPMQSRIPATTFDVDPSHLYHISNEVDNSHLCISVSEDDHGRISHMAQSVDDIDFCEDAKEIDESHFHHLTGEEDGHLSSEVAEAKPHASMNVVVPQVSHEAREDVAQQNDYGVLV